One window from the genome of Thalassospira xiamenensis M-5 = DSM 17429 encodes:
- a CDS encoding ABC transporter permease gives MFDLYGRGWQMLEGGLVTVQLCLTVLPFMIILGLLGASAKLSRYRSFRIIGESYTVLIRGIPELLVILLIYFGGTIAVQNLAELIGGEAVRVDIPAFWSGVAALALVQGAFASEVFRAAMQSIPLGQIEAATACGMTPTQIFIRIKLPQLWRFALPGLNNLFQVLIKDTALISVVGVEEILRKAAVGAGTEKAPFTFYLVAMAMFLAFTTVSLFVFNRLEKRASRGIARA, from the coding sequence ATGTTTGATTTATACGGCCGCGGTTGGCAGATGCTTGAAGGGGGACTGGTTACAGTTCAACTTTGCCTCACCGTTTTGCCATTCATGATTATTCTTGGTTTGCTGGGCGCTTCGGCAAAATTGTCACGTTACCGGAGCTTTCGGATAATTGGGGAAAGCTACACCGTTCTTATCCGCGGCATTCCCGAGCTTTTGGTTATTTTATTGATCTATTTTGGCGGTACAATTGCCGTTCAGAACCTCGCCGAACTGATCGGCGGTGAGGCGGTTCGCGTTGACATTCCTGCATTTTGGTCGGGGGTTGCTGCCCTTGCGCTTGTTCAGGGGGCCTTTGCATCCGAGGTATTCCGGGCTGCAATGCAGTCCATTCCACTTGGCCAGATAGAAGCGGCAACCGCATGCGGCATGACACCCACGCAGATATTCATTCGCATCAAATTGCCGCAGCTCTGGCGATTTGCCCTGCCCGGCCTTAACAATCTGTTTCAGGTTCTGATCAAAGATACGGCATTGATATCCGTCGTGGGCGTCGAAGAAATCCTGCGTAAGGCCGCGGTCGGTGCGGGTACAGAAAAAGCGCCCTTTACGTTTTATCTGGTCGCCATGGCAATGTTTCTGGCCTTCACCACCGTATCGCTATTTGTCTTCAATCGACTTGAAAAGCGGGCTTCCCGCGGCATTGCGAGGGCGTGA
- a CDS encoding transporter substrate-binding domain-containing protein, whose translation MKNWIKVATAAAMGVALSASAASAAWEKVVIATEGAYPPFNYVDKDGKLQGFDVDFAVKLCETAGIECEIVAQDWDGIIPGLLAKKYDAIIAQMSITEERKRSIDFTNYYSTTPAVFVGKEGMSVEAWKDGAVVEDALDGLVIGVQRSTTHSAFLEDNFPNAEIRMYDTQDNALLDLTAGRIDATLADSGVLVEWVKSDEGKGYAFVSDTFAPKEFFGEGAGIGIRKEDQDLKEILNKALAEMLANGSYQEINKKYFEEINLHPN comes from the coding sequence ATGAAAAACTGGATCAAGGTTGCAACCGCTGCAGCCATGGGTGTCGCACTGAGTGCATCGGCAGCAAGTGCAGCCTGGGAAAAAGTCGTCATCGCAACCGAAGGTGCATACCCTCCGTTCAACTATGTCGACAAGGATGGCAAACTGCAGGGGTTTGACGTCGATTTCGCGGTAAAACTTTGTGAAACGGCTGGTATCGAATGTGAAATCGTAGCCCAGGACTGGGACGGGATCATTCCGGGTCTTTTGGCGAAAAAATACGATGCGATTATCGCCCAGATGTCGATCACCGAAGAACGTAAACGTTCCATTGACTTCACCAACTACTACAGCACCACACCGGCAGTCTTTGTTGGTAAGGAAGGCATGTCTGTCGAGGCTTGGAAAGATGGCGCGGTTGTCGAAGACGCGCTTGATGGTCTCGTAATAGGCGTTCAGCGTTCGACCACTCACTCTGCATTCCTCGAAGACAATTTCCCGAACGCCGAAATTCGTATGTATGACACGCAGGACAATGCCCTGCTTGATCTTACGGCTGGCCGCATTGATGCAACACTGGCCGATTCCGGTGTTCTCGTTGAATGGGTCAAATCCGATGAAGGTAAAGGCTATGCTTTCGTGTCGGATACTTTTGCTCCCAAAGAATTCTTTGGCGAGGGTGCCGGTATCGGCATTCGCAAAGAAGATCAGGACCTGAAGGAAATCCTGAACAAGGCACTGGCTGAGATGCTTGCTAATGGTTCCTATCAGGAAATCAACAAAAAATATTTCGAAGAAATCAACCTACACCCGAATTGA